Proteins encoded by one window of Desulfuromonas sp.:
- the pgsA gene encoding CDP-diacylglycerol--glycerol-3-phosphate 3-phosphatidyltransferase encodes MNIPNTLSLLRLFLVTPFLLAVIYRAYAVALVLFVLAGVSDFLDGYLARRLGQKSRLGTFLDPMGDKLLTTVAFISLAIEGVVPAWLAVLVVAKDIYIALGSGIAYLAGRVSEFPPTFWGKSSTVLQISTIGIVLLSILTGIGAAFIPLIFLLTGTVTVIAGIHYVWRGLQDFPDDSGQASG; translated from the coding sequence ATGAATATCCCCAACACACTCAGCCTGCTCCGCCTCTTCCTGGTGACGCCGTTCCTGCTTGCCGTCATCTACAGGGCATATGCGGTGGCGCTGGTTCTCTTCGTACTTGCCGGGGTTTCCGATTTTCTCGACGGCTACCTGGCGCGCCGGCTCGGCCAGAAATCGCGACTCGGCACCTTCCTCGATCCGATGGGGGACAAGCTACTGACGACCGTTGCGTTTATCTCGCTGGCGATCGAAGGAGTGGTTCCGGCCTGGCTGGCGGTGCTGGTGGTCGCCAAGGATATCTACATCGCCCTCGGTTCGGGGATCGCCTACCTCGCCGGGCGGGTCTCCGAATTTCCGCCGACCTTCTGGGGCAAGAGTTCGACCGTCCTGCAAATCTCGACGATCGGTATCGTGTTGTTGTCGATTCTGACCGGCATCGGGGCGGCGTTCATTCCGCTGATCTTTCTTCTGACCGGAACGGTCACTGTGATTGCCGGCATTCACTATGTCTGGCGCGGCCTGCAGGACTTCCCCGACGACTCCGGACAGGCGTCCGGATGA